From a single Pseudorasbora parva isolate DD20220531a chromosome 15, ASM2467924v1, whole genome shotgun sequence genomic region:
- the gata4 gene encoding transcription factor GATA-4, producing the protein MYQGVTMAANHGHASYEPGFLHNAASASASPVYVTPTRVTPMIPYLQTPQQSSVTGHSGWPQPVADTSYGSTGAHHHSPVSRFAFSTSPPLTGAVQTATYSSPLNISTGGREPYGSRGSYHSAYPAYGGSWAASHFDSSVLHSLQTGGPAGAARHPNIELYDDFAEGRECVNCGAMSTPLWRRDGTGHYLCNACGLYHKMNGINRPLIKPQRRLSASRRVGLSCTNCQTTTTTLWRRNAEGEPVCNACGLYMKLHGVPRPLAMKKEGIQTRKRKPKTIDKSKPGAPEGQRSSGAVTSSPTEEPRAIKTEPDTPSLYMHTPVSAFPTYMGTQSASSALKLSPSGSPGSKSEAWNSLILA; encoded by the exons ATGTATCAAGGTGTAACGATGGCCGCCAACCACGGGCACGCGTCCTACGAGCCCGGGTTCCTCCATAACGCCGCCTCTGCGTCCGCGTCCCCGGTGTACGTGACTCCCACGCGGGTCACCCCGATGATCCCGTACCTCCAGACGCCCCAGCAGAGCTCCGTGACCGGGCACTCGGGATGGCCGCAGCCGGTCGCGGACACCTCGTACGGCTCCACCGGCGCGCACCATCATTCTCCGGTGTCCCGGTTCGCGTTCTCCACGAGCCCGCCATTAACCGGCGCGGTCCAGACGGCGACCTACTCGAGCCCGCTGAACATCTCCACCGGCGGGCGAGAGCCCTACGGGTCCCGCGGCTCCTATCACAGCGCGTACCCGGCCTACGGAGGCTCGTGGGCGGCGTCGCACTTCGACAGCTCCGTGCTGCACAGCCTCCAGACCGGAGGACCCGCCGGTGCTGCGCGACACCCCAATATAG agCTGTACGATGACTTCGCGGAGGGTCGTGAGTGTGTGAACTGTGGGGCCATGTCTACTCCTCTGTGGCGGCGGGACGGGACGGGTCATTACCTGTGTAACGCCTGTGGGCTCTACCACAAGATGAACGGGATAAACCGGCCGCTCATCAAACCACAGAGACGACTG TCTGCGTCCAGAAGGGTTGGTTTGTCCTGCACTAACTGTCAGACGACCACAACGACTCTCTGGAGACGCAACGCCGAGGGCGAGCCGGTCTGCAACGCCTGCGGACTCTACATGAAGCTCCACGGG GTTCCTCGTCCTCTCGCCATGAAGAAAGAAGGCATTCAGACCCGCAAACGCAAACCCAAAACCATCGACAAGTCCAAACCCG GAGCCCCTGAAGGTCAGAGGTCGTCCGGTGCTGTAACCTCCAGTCCCACAGAGGAACCCCGAGCCATAAAGACGGAGCCGGACACGCCGTCGCTCTACATGCACACGCcg GTCTCAGCGTTTCCGACGTACATGGGAACTCAGAGCGCGAGTTCAGCTCTCAAACTTTCTCCGAGTGGATCGCCCGGCTCCAAAAGCGAGGCGTGGAACAGCCTGATTCTGGCATGA